TATGGTAGCATTTTTCGGACAAATCAATAAGCCCTATAACCTCTGTGGCAGTCACCTCTTTATCAGGTGCTAAGTTACAGATTGAGTGGCTAAAAATTAACGGCTAACGCTAGATAGGACGAACCTACTAGCTAATTAGGCTGCTTGGTGACAGGCATGGTTGTTTTAGCAGTACGCTGTGCTTGCCGCGCTTGCTGAATGGTTAGCTGCTTGATTAAAGCCTGTCGTTGTCTGCGACTATAAATAACAAAAGCCAGCATCATGCCAACGGTAATTGCCCAGCATGACCAAACAAAAACACCATGCTTACCCATGGCAAGAAACTCAGATACGCTATAAAAGTAAGGCTGCATAATATTTTCCTAGCCGTGATTTTTTTGGCGACAGTCATGACCGTCATTTAGCTTGCCCGCGAATGTATTCTTTGACCCACGCTTTGCCTTGATCACGATACAAGATAAGGGTATTGGTACGATAAATCGCTAATGTTGCCACTAATAAATAACTACCAATAATCATCAGTAATAATGGCATCCACATATCTGCTGACATCTTAGGCGCGGCGGTCAAAGTAAAGGTCGAGCCTTGATGCAAGGTGTTCCACCACTGTACCGAGTACTTGATAATGGGTAGATTTACTGCGCCAACAATAGACAAAATGGCGGCGGCTTTACCACGATTGGCAGTATGCTCAAACGCGGCAAATAACGCCATCACGCCTGCATACAAAAAAGCCAAAATGAGCATAGAGGTCAAACGTGCATCCCAAACCCAGTAAGTACCCCAAGTGGGTTTCGCCCAAATAGAGCCCGTGATTAAGCTAATCACACAGAGCAAGAATCCTAGCGGAGCAAGCGCCTGTGCCACTAAGCTAGCCGTTTTTATTTTCCAAACTAAAAAAATGACCCCGAGCACCGCTAAGGCAAAATAGATGGAAATAGCGATACTGGCAGCGGGTACGTGGATAAAGATAATGCGGTAGCTATTACCCTGCAGATAATCAGGCGGCGCAAAAGCGAGACCCCAGACACTACCGATCAACAGGCAAATACTGGCTAATATGGCCAACCACTTGACCCAAGGCGAAAAAATTCGAAAAAACTGCTTGGTACCCACAGTGGTCAAAAAGCCTTGCCAGATACGCTGCCACAGGCTAGGAGATGAGACGTTATTCAGGTTGGGCATGGGAATAAACCTATTGGCACAGCGTATTGGTTGTAACCGATATAGCGCATCATGGGCGCGACTACCTGCTAACCTGCTGGCGTTAAACACTGGATAGAATCTACAAGTGATTGTTTGCTTAGTTAACTGACTATTATAGCAAAATTGCCAGTTTTCAACATGCTGTTAATACAAAGGTTTTTTATAGCGTTTTTTATTACAAACTCTCAATACAGAGAGTTGTACATAACTTATGTCGTTTCTAATTCAGCCACGCCATTTTTAACGTCATGGCAATCACCCATGGCATCACCAAAACCGAGATAATACTACCTGCTAATAATAAAGCCAGTATCGGTAAACCATTGAGACCAGTGGCAAATAAATCAACCGCTCCTGTGGCAAAAATCAACACTGGCAACTGCATCGGCAAAGCAATCAAAGGCACTAGCACCGCACCATTCTTTAATGACAGCGTCAAACTACTCGCGACCGCTGACAGCATCAACAACATCGGACTGCCGGTCACAATAGAAGCCATCAATATCCACGCCTCAAACCAACTAAGCTGAAACAAAGGCACGGCAAGTAAACTAAGCGCTGCCACAATACCACTACTAAAAATCCAATGGATAACCAAACGAATCAACACCCATAAGGGCAATGACGCTTTGGCAACGACCAATTGTGCCAGCGTGCCATTATCAAGGGCAGGCTTAAACAAACCATCGACACCCATGACCAGTGATAATAAAGCAGCAATCCAAACCGCCGATACGCCAAGGCGTTGCAATAGCGCAGGCTCGCTACCCACTGCTAGCGGAAATAAAGTGATAATGACCAAAAACAGTACTAAAGGGTATAACCATTGCACGGCGCCTTGCTGTTTGACTTGCCACTCGCGCCGCCATAACTGCATAAAGCTGATACCGCGCACCGCGGCTAAGTCAGCATTTGAGCTTTTATTCACTGTTTGTACTGGACCGTCTATTTCTATCATTTATTTGCTCTTCTACGGATGCTTGAGACACTTATACTGAGAGTATTCAAACCATATGATCGGACAAATCGAGCACTTGATTGGCAACACCAACGGCCTGATGACTGGTCATTAATATAGCGCCACCTTCATGGGCAAAATCGCGCAATCTGTCTTCCATTCGCGCTACCATATCGACATCAAGGGCAGTAAAAGGCTCATCGAGTAGCCATAATGGTGTCACCTCAGGGGTCAATAAATATAACCTTGCAAGGGTAATGCGGCGGGTTTGCCCAGCAGATAAATGGCTTGAGCTAATCGTCTCAAAGCCTTGTAATCCGACCCAAGCCAAGGCGTCATCAATATCAGTAACGCTTGGGCTAATCCCATATAAATTCAGCAAAAAGGTCAGGTTTTGCGCGACCGTTAGATTTGGATGTATACCTAACTGGTGCGACACATACAAAGGCTGAATAGGTAAACTTGCTACTCCTTGATAATAAACCTCACCGCTTAACACTGGCAATAACCCAGCCAGCTGCATCAGTAAAGTGGTCTTACCAGTACCATTGGCACCAATTAAATGGCAAATGCTACCAGCTGCCAGATTGAGTACAACCCCTTCACATAGAGGGATTTCGCCGCGCTGAACGGTCAGCTCATCAAGCGAAAGTAAGGCGGTATTCAGAGCTGTCATCAAAACCTCTCATTATTTATTAAGCGGCAATCAATATTCATCACAAACACAGATGACGTTCATGGCATAATACTTTATGCTTACCCCAACCACACAGTATAACAAATTGTCGATTATTATGACCTCAAAACCTATGCAGACTTCAAAAGATAACCAAAATTTAGATATGCCAGCGCTAACCATAGATGGCTTAATCGAGGCACAAGTTGCCTTTATGCAGCAATGGCTACGCACACAAGCTGAACCGCTGTCTATGCAGGCATGGCAATGGTTTGCTGCACAGCCATTGAATAAATATGTCAGTGCCGATGATTTGCAACAGCTGATTAACGACTGGTTACTCAATCAACCGATGACGGATGTGATACGTAAAGATATTCGCGATATCTTGCATACGATTATTTATCATCCAGTCAATGATAACGTGCCGT
This region of Psychrobacter sp. JCM 18902 genomic DNA includes:
- the ccmD gene encoding heme exporter protein CcmD translates to MQPYFYSVSEFLAMGKHGVFVWSCWAITVGMMLAFVIYSRRQRQALIKQLTIQQARQAQRTAKTTMPVTKQPN
- the ccmA gene encoding heme ABC exporter ATP-binding protein CcmA, which encodes MTALNTALLSLDELTVQRGEIPLCEGVVLNLAAGSICHLIGANGTGKTTLLMQLAGLLPVLSGEVYYQGVASLPIQPLYVSHQLGIHPNLTVAQNLTFLLNLYGISPSVTDIDDALAWVGLQGFETISSSHLSAGQTRRITLARLYLLTPEVTPLWLLDEPFTALDVDMVARMEDRLRDFAHEGGAILMTSHQAVGVANQVLDLSDHMV
- a CDS encoding heme exporter protein CcmB; the encoded protein is MQLWRREWQVKQQGAVQWLYPLVLFLVIITLFPLAVGSEPALLQRLGVSAVWIAALLSLVMGVDGLFKPALDNGTLAQLVVAKASLPLWVLIRLVIHWIFSSGIVAALSLLAVPLFQLSWFEAWILMASIVTGSPMLLMLSAVASSLTLSLKNGAVLVPLIALPMQLPVLIFATGAVDLFATGLNGLPILALLLAGSIISVLVMPWVIAMTLKMAWLN
- the ccmC gene encoding heme ABC transporter permease CcmC; the encoded protein is MPNLNNVSSPSLWQRIWQGFLTTVGTKQFFRIFSPWVKWLAILASICLLIGSVWGLAFAPPDYLQGNSYRIIFIHVPAASIAISIYFALAVLGVIFLVWKIKTASLVAQALAPLGFLLCVISLITGSIWAKPTWGTYWVWDARLTSMLILAFLYAGVMALFAAFEHTANRGKAAAILSIVGAVNLPIIKYSVQWWNTLHQGSTFTLTAAPKMSADMWMPLLLMIIGSYLLVATLAIYRTNTLILYRDQGKAWVKEYIRGQAK